From a single Candidatus Izimaplasma bacterium HR1 genomic region:
- the fchA gene encoding Methenyltetrahydrofolate cyclohydrolase, protein MKLIELKVNEFINVVDSKSPAPGGGSVAALSGSLSSALANMVSHLTIGKKKFRALDEKIQLEVKEAMVVLESKKEEYAKLIDKDTEAFNMIMAAFKLPKETDEDKKIRADKIEEATIIAIEVPREVAENGKSILPALEQLFTYGNQNCLSDLGVSALLLHTTIIGAVMNMKINLSGLKCEDLVSSYQKVIDELTAFSNNEVLSFVNKVYNKL, encoded by the coding sequence ATGAAATTAATAGAATTAAAAGTAAATGAATTTATCAATGTAGTAGATTCAAAAAGTCCAGCTCCTGGAGGAGGAAGCGTTGCTGCTCTTTCTGGAAGTTTATCAAGTGCACTAGCAAACATGGTTTCACATTTAACAATTGGTAAAAAGAAATTTAGAGCTTTAGATGAAAAAATCCAACTAGAAGTTAAAGAAGCAATGGTTGTTTTAGAATCAAAAAAGGAAGAATATGCAAAGTTAATCGATAAAGACACAGAAGCATTCAATATGATTATGGCTGCTTTCAAACTTCCTAAGGAAACAGATGAAGATAAAAAAATAAGAGCTGATAAAATAGAAGAAGCAACAATTATTGCAATTGAAGTACCTCGAGAAGTTGCTGAAAATGGAAAATCAATTCTACCAGCCTTAGAGCAATTGTTCACATATGGTAATCAAAATTGTTTAAGTGATTTAGGTGTAAGTGCATTATTATTACACACTACAATTATTGGAGCAGTGATGAACATGAAGATAAACCTTTCTGGATTAAAATGTGAAGATTTAGTAAGTAGTTATCAAAAGGTTATTGATGAGTTAACTGCATTTAGTAATAATGAAGTCTTATCATTTGTTAATAAAGTATATAATAAACTATAA
- a CDS encoding bacterioferritin-associated ferredoxin, which translates to MDKRESYIKLKKQEADEQGVLCLCKQVTERKIRKVVREGRRRFVSVKQATEAGSGCGLCQPLVEDVIKDELGKRR; encoded by the coding sequence ATGGATAAAAGAGAATCATATATTAAACTTAAGAAACAAGAAGCAGATGAACAAGGAGTTTTATGCCTTTGTAAGCAAGTAACAGAAAGAAAAATTAGAAAAGTTGTTAGAGAAGGACGAAGACGCTTTGTATCTGTAAAACAAGCGACAGAAGCAGGAAGCGGATGTGGCCTTTGTCAACCACTTGTAGAAGATGTAATAAAAGATGAATTAGGTAAAAGAAGATAA
- a CDS encoding Glycosyl transferase family 8, giving the protein MGKNAYVTFIIRNDSYMPGALVFGYALRLQNTVNDLICIVSENISERAIKALKVIYDDVLVIDELYVAHDRRHERQDRPFLFSRFNTFRLGKDGDLGKAYDKIILADCDHLPLRGFDELFNLRAPAGIINERKEHCLEFVDGKYIIPESVEKTGTWNWHDIYKDVPHGTLVPKIMTDRVLTDPTNLGINTSICLFEPTMELYDSIMDDLLQTEVQDRISSYNWPEMQYITGKCSGEWTNIDLKYSSFNGYPKIDVLYGIHFAGLKPWSIKNKSVKSFGKFEDYQLWNHTFVRMMNDNPILSDNGKLRRINTFIGDLLKDPKYQFKKKNVPHLKHFFE; this is encoded by the coding sequence ATGGGTAAAAACGCTTATGTTACATTTATAATTAGAAATGATTCTTATATGCCAGGAGCACTTGTTTTTGGTTATGCTTTAAGATTACAAAATACTGTAAATGATCTTATTTGTATAGTATCAGAGAATATCTCAGAAAGAGCGATCAAAGCGTTAAAAGTTATATATGATGACGTATTAGTAATTGATGAACTATATGTTGCTCATGATCGAAGACACGAAAGACAGGATAGACCTTTCTTGTTTTCGCGGTTTAATACTTTTAGATTAGGTAAAGATGGTGACTTAGGAAAAGCTTATGATAAAATCATCTTAGCAGACTGTGATCACTTACCATTAAGAGGATTTGACGAATTATTTAATTTAAGAGCTCCAGCGGGTATTATTAATGAGAGAAAAGAACATTGCTTAGAGTTTGTTGATGGGAAGTATATTATTCCTGAAAGTGTAGAAAAAACAGGAACTTGGAACTGGCATGATATTTATAAGGATGTTCCACATGGAACGTTAGTACCGAAAATAATGACTGATAGAGTGCTAACTGATCCAACTAATTTAGGGATTAACACTTCTATATGTCTATTTGAGCCTACAATGGAATTGTATGATTCAATTATGGACGATTTACTTCAAACTGAAGTTCAAGATAGAATATCTTCTTATAACTGGCCTGAAATGCAGTACATTACAGGTAAGTGTAGTGGCGAATGGACTAATATTGATTTAAAATACTCTTCATTTAATGGTTATCCTAAAATAGATGTTTTATACGGTATTCACTTTGCTGGGTTAAAACCTTGGAGTATAAAGAATAAGAGTGTTAAATCATTTGGAAAATTCGAGGATTATCAATTATGGAATCACACATTTGTTAGAATGATGAATGATAATCCAATATTAAGTGATAATGGTAAACTACGCCGAATTAATACATTTATTGGTGATTTACTAAAAGATCCAAAATATCAATTTAAAAAGAAAAATGTACCACATTTGAAACATTTCTTTGAATAA
- a CDS encoding hemolysin-III related, with protein sequence MKKTSLGELIANAISHGVGVIFAITALVILIIKSDTTPEILSSIVFGLSLIMLYLSSTLFHSFPEKMTRVFTVFQRLDHSSIFLLISGTYTPFLILVVDNLTGYILLGILWAITIVGIVFKAIWIDKFKYVHLSIYLLMGWSIIFVYNDVIDGIGDCFLYLLLGGISYTLGVAFYVSRFKYAHFVWHLFVLGGSVFHFVCVLMILS encoded by the coding sequence ATGAAAAAAACATCTTTAGGAGAGTTAATAGCTAACGCAATTTCTCATGGAGTAGGCGTTATATTCGCAATAACTGCTCTAGTTATACTGATTATAAAAAGTGATACAACACCAGAAATTTTATCAAGTATAGTATTTGGTTTATCACTAATTATGCTTTATTTAAGTAGTACTTTGTTTCATTCTTTTCCCGAAAAGATGACAAGAGTATTTACCGTTTTTCAAAGATTAGATCATTCAAGTATCTTTTTATTAATATCTGGAACATATACACCATTCTTAATCTTAGTTGTTGATAATCTAACAGGATATATCCTACTGGGAATACTTTGGGCTATAACTATTGTTGGGATTGTTTTTAAAGCGATATGGATAGATAAATTTAAATATGTTCATTTATCAATTTATCTATTAATGGGTTGGAGTATTATTTTTGTATATAACGATGTTATTGATGGTATTGGTGATTGTTTCTTATATCTTTTATTAGGAGGAATCAGTTATACATTAGGTGTTGCTTTTTATGTATCTAGATTTAAATATGCACACTTTGTATGGCATCTCTTTGTTTTAGGCGGAAGTGTTTTTCACTTCGTTTGTGTATTAATGATTTTAAGTTGA
- a CDS encoding DegV domain-containing protein: protein MNYRIVVDSTVYLSEEEFKSYGIKRASLNIIDKDESFKELSVDKKFVFERLDNGHHLTTSQPSPGEFFDIYEELLSEGVEKIFVVTLAEPLSGTYQSATLARTMLDNPNKVHIFKSQMAAFGNEMLVLEIQRLINEGKEEKEIIEFITKLNSKSNLIFTLENLHYIARSGRLSRAKALIGTVLRVKPLIRMIDGKLDLFKSERTHKKVITNIINNMKETTKGAKTIYVRILSHNSIEQAKALEAKINETFNNIKLSFNEYLGPIFSLHLGSVGYGISWCVE, encoded by the coding sequence ATGAATTATAGAATAGTAGTTGATAGTACGGTTTATTTGTCTGAAGAGGAATTCAAAAGTTATGGGATAAAACGAGCAAGTTTAAACATTATTGATAAAGATGAATCATTTAAAGAGTTAAGTGTGGATAAGAAATTTGTTTTCGAAAGATTAGATAATGGACATCACTTAACTACAAGCCAACCTTCACCAGGAGAATTCTTTGATATTTATGAGGAATTGTTAAGTGAAGGTGTTGAAAAGATTTTTGTTGTTACTTTAGCAGAACCATTAAGTGGTACTTATCAAAGTGCTACTTTAGCAAGAACAATGTTAGATAATCCAAATAAAGTTCATATTTTCAAATCACAAATGGCAGCTTTTGGTAACGAAATGTTGGTTCTTGAAATTCAAAGACTGATTAATGAAGGTAAAGAAGAAAAAGAGATTATTGAATTTATTACTAAATTGAATAGTAAATCTAATTTGATATTTACACTTGAAAATCTTCATTACATAGCACGTAGTGGAAGATTATCAAGAGCAAAAGCTTTAATTGGTACTGTTTTAAGGGTAAAACCTTTAATTCGTATGATTGATGGGAAACTAGATTTGTTTAAATCTGAAAGAACTCACAAGAAAGTGATTACGAATATTATTAATAATATGAAGGAAACTACCAAAGGGGCTAAGACTATTTATGTTAGAATTCTTAGTCACAATTCTATTGAACAAGCAAAAGCTTTAGAAGCAAAAATCAATGAAACATTTAATAATATAAAATTATCTTTCAACGAGTACCTAGGACCTATCTTTAGTCTGCATCTTGGATCTGTAGGATATGGTATTTCTTGGTGTGTTGAATAA
- a CDS encoding DegV domain-containing protein yields MGKIGIVIDSTVYLSQELIDDNNIGVASLNVINGVDSYKELDIDNKFVWDMQDKGAHWKTSQPSPGEFLEIFERMISEGYDKIFCVLLSKNISGTYQSALLAKKMLGDSTKVHLFDTMLCAYGTAMITLELIEMVNENKTEEVIVERITRIIGTSVQMFSVQNLFSLVKGGRLSVARATIGTVLRIKPIIKVIDGKLQLVKSERTHKKIFRYFMEHINKSLIDHKKITFYVLSQHSLETAKQVRELFEEEYPGCKIIFSEYLGPVFSIHVGKKGYGISYFVE; encoded by the coding sequence ATGGGAAAAATCGGAATTGTAATTGATAGTACTGTTTATCTATCACAAGAACTGATAGATGATAACAACATTGGTGTTGCATCTTTAAATGTTATTAATGGTGTGGATTCTTATAAGGAACTAGATATTGATAATAAGTTTGTTTGGGACATGCAAGATAAGGGAGCACACTGGAAAACAAGCCAACCCTCACCAGGTGAATTCTTAGAAATATTTGAAAGAATGATTAGTGAAGGTTACGATAAAATTTTCTGTGTTTTATTATCAAAAAATATTTCAGGTACTTATCAAAGTGCATTGCTAGCAAAAAAAATGTTAGGTGATTCAACAAAAGTGCATTTGTTTGACACTATGCTTTGCGCCTATGGAACTGCGATGATTACGCTTGAGTTAATAGAAATGGTAAATGAGAATAAAACTGAAGAAGTAATTGTTGAAAGAATAACAAGAATTATAGGAACCTCAGTGCAAATGTTCTCAGTGCAAAATCTATTCTCTTTAGTAAAAGGAGGACGTTTAAGTGTAGCAAGAGCTACAATTGGAACAGTTCTTCGAATTAAACCAATTATCAAAGTAATTGATGGTAAACTTCAACTTGTCAAGAGTGAAAGAACCCACAAAAAAATCTTCAGGTATTTCATGGAACATATTAATAAGTCATTAATTGATCATAAAAAAATTACATTTTACGTTTTAAGCCAACACTCACTTGAAACTGCAAAACAAGTAAGAGAACTGTTTGAAGAAGAATATCCTGGGTGTAAAATTATTTTTTCTGAATATCTCGGACCAGTATTTAGTATTCATGTTGGAAAAAAAGGATATGGAATTAGCTATTTTGTAGAATAA
- a CDS encoding DegV domain-containing protein — protein MRKIAIVTDSTAVMGNKFIENEKDLYTVPLQILFGEEEVYRDGIDLTSEEFFTKISNIRILPTTSQPSVGAVLELFNELVKEYDEILYITISSNISGTYNTGLLAANQLKDKKIEVFDSLHTAVIQKMYVEEALKMAKEGTHVDSIIKKLKKMRKNSEIYLVVDNLRHLGRTGRVNNMGAIVGALLKIKPILTFEEGYINLRKKVRTLNRAYLEVVSILGDRELNDSSRIMIAHANGIENAIRVKEAIEVIHPDKIIEIDELSPVIGVHTGPNTVGVAWIK, from the coding sequence ATGAGAAAAATAGCAATCGTTACAGATAGCACTGCTGTAATGGGAAATAAGTTTATTGAAAACGAAAAAGATTTATACACTGTTCCTTTACAGATTCTATTTGGGGAAGAAGAAGTATACCGTGATGGTATCGATTTAACTAGTGAGGAATTCTTTACTAAGATATCAAATATACGAATTCTACCTACTACTAGCCAACCAAGTGTTGGTGCTGTTTTAGAATTGTTTAATGAGTTGGTAAAAGAATATGATGAAATATTATATATCACAATTAGCTCTAATATTAGTGGTACTTATAATACAGGGCTACTTGCGGCTAACCAATTAAAAGATAAGAAAATTGAAGTTTTTGATAGTTTACATACAGCAGTAATACAAAAAATGTATGTGGAAGAAGCTTTAAAAATGGCTAAAGAAGGAACGCATGTAGATAGCATTATTAAGAAACTTAAAAAAATGAGAAAGAACAGTGAAATCTACTTAGTTGTTGATAATCTACGCCATTTAGGACGTACTGGGCGTGTAAATAATATGGGAGCTATTGTTGGGGCATTACTAAAAATCAAACCAATTTTAACTTTTGAAGAAGGATATATAAACTTAAGAAAAAAAGTTAGAACTTTGAATAGAGCATATTTAGAAGTAGTTTCTATTCTAGGTGATAGAGAGTTAAACGATTCCTCTCGAATCATGATTGCCCATGCAAATGGGATTGAGAATGCAATAAGAGTAAAAGAGGCTATCGAAGTAATTCATCCAGATAAAATAATTGAAATTGATGAGTTATCTCCAGTAATTGGTGTTCATACAGGACCTAATACAGTTGGAGTTGCATGGATAAAATAG
- a CDS encoding formate hydrogenlyase complex iron-sulfur subunit, which yields MSKVVILRCKEYDLDKIYPKIKWAINELGGIESIIPKSKKVLLKPNLVVGTDKKNAATTHPVVFEAVLKLMKENDYDVFYGDSPGIGNPTKVAAKCGIKEVADKYNTPIGDFASGKTVELEGHATNSLEIANAVFEADAIINLPKMKSHALQRITGAVKNPFGTVVGFNKAKMHARFQNAYNFAEMLIDLDLYLKIDLHILDGIIAMEGNGPRNGTPTPMNTIIISKDPVALDAVFCKMIDLDPTRLPTMTYGQEYGLGSYEDIEIIGEEINSFINKEFDIPRDKVKHTEKTPFGLLNKHVLRKPYIKEIDCKKCGICVDVCPLDDKALTFNNDDKSVPPVYDYSKCIRCYCCQEMCPYSAIQTKTPFIGKVIYGLKLLK from the coding sequence ATGAGCAAAGTAGTAATATTAAGATGCAAAGAATATGATTTAGATAAAATATATCCAAAAATAAAATGGGCAATTAATGAATTAGGAGGAATAGAAAGCATTATTCCTAAAAGTAAGAAAGTGCTACTTAAACCCAATCTTGTGGTAGGTACAGATAAGAAAAATGCTGCTACAACCCACCCTGTCGTTTTTGAGGCTGTATTAAAACTCATGAAAGAAAATGACTATGACGTATTCTATGGTGATTCACCTGGAATCGGTAATCCAACAAAAGTAGCTGCCAAATGCGGAATCAAAGAAGTAGCTGACAAATACAATACACCAATCGGAGATTTTGCATCTGGAAAAACTGTTGAATTAGAAGGACATGCTACAAACTCTCTCGAAATTGCAAATGCTGTATTTGAAGCAGATGCAATTATTAATCTTCCCAAAATGAAATCACATGCTCTTCAGCGAATAACTGGAGCTGTAAAAAATCCATTTGGGACTGTAGTAGGTTTCAACAAAGCTAAAATGCATGCTAGATTCCAAAATGCATATAACTTTGCAGAAATGCTTATCGATTTAGATTTATATCTTAAAATCGATTTACATATCTTAGATGGTATAATCGCAATGGAAGGAAATGGACCTAGAAACGGAACACCTACCCCAATGAATACTATTATAATATCAAAAGATCCAGTTGCTTTGGATGCGGTTTTCTGTAAAATGATTGATTTAGATCCAACAAGGTTACCTACCATGACATATGGACAAGAATATGGTCTTGGTAGTTATGAAGATATCGAAATAATTGGCGAAGAAATAAATTCCTTTATCAACAAAGAATTTGATATTCCTCGAGATAAAGTAAAACACACTGAAAAAACTCCATTCGGGTTACTAAATAAGCATGTACTTAGAAAGCCTTATATTAAGGAAATAGATTGCAAAAAGTGTGGTATATGTGTCGATGTTTGCCCATTAGATGATAAAGCATTAACTTTCAATAATGATGATAAATCGGTACCACCTGTTTATGATTACTCAAAATGTATTAGATGTTATTGTTGCCAAGAAATGTGTCCCTATAGTGCCATTCAAACAAAAACTCCATTTATTGGTAAAGTAATATATGGTCTTAAATTACTAAAATAA
- the udk_1 gene encoding Uridine kinase, which yields MKKLIEYINNNKNKVIALDGPSGSGKSTTAKYLEEHFDVLVFHTDDYFLPMERKTRNRLNQPGGNLDYERMEEEVFKHLKDEVIISNFFNCMSNELEKRQPAKKKSIIIVEGVYSLHPRFQKYYDFKVYFDIDREHQYNRIQERSGDFMLERFKKEWIPLEDKYFDELNIKKNVDLYIKNH from the coding sequence ATGAAAAAACTAATTGAGTATATTAATAATAATAAGAACAAAGTTATTGCCTTAGATGGTCCTAGTGGGTCTGGGAAAAGTACAACAGCAAAATATCTAGAAGAACATTTCGATGTTCTTGTATTTCACACAGATGATTATTTTCTTCCTATGGAGAGAAAAACTAGGAATAGGTTAAATCAACCAGGAGGAAATCTTGATTATGAAAGAATGGAAGAGGAAGTTTTTAAACATCTTAAAGATGAGGTGATAATATCAAATTTCTTTAACTGTATGAGTAATGAGTTAGAAAAGAGACAACCTGCAAAAAAGAAATCTATCATTATAGTAGAAGGAGTATATTCTCTGCATCCAAGATTTCAAAAATATTATGATTTTAAAGTATATTTTGATATAGATAGAGAACATCAGTACAATCGTATCCAAGAGCGTAGTGGAGACTTTATGTTAGAGAGATTTAAAAAGGAATGGATACCTTTAGAGGATAAGTATTTTGATGAACTTAATATAAAAAAGAATGTAGACCTTTACATAAAAAATCACTAA
- a CDS encoding Integral membrane protein, with protein MLLFDFINPYITYLFVVLAFVFSIGAIFYRKEFITKHKKTIMNIAMVLLIWTQVARYAGIFFEQDTTWSLWFFNFKITSFSYASHLPFYMCRLSVLVLLYYLVTKDKRVESFLFYWGATGLAGVIYPNGEIINIFNLTETFFIDHFLLAIAPFFIIVYQGYRPSKKDAFIIAGLMFAILTLFIPINNVMTNVLTSSNGEEVLVDYFYVKDQSIVKVVLGNIPSILFVFMHSLAALGFFSVYYKLFKNKEYNV; from the coding sequence ATGTTATTATTTGACTTTATAAATCCATATATAACATATTTGTTTGTTGTATTGGCATTTGTCTTTAGTATAGGGGCTATTTTTTATAGAAAAGAGTTCATTACAAAACATAAAAAGACAATTATGAATATTGCAATGGTATTGCTTATCTGGACACAAGTTGCTAGGTATGCTGGTATCTTTTTTGAGCAAGATACAACATGGAGTTTATGGTTTTTTAACTTCAAGATAACATCTTTTAGTTACGCGTCACACTTACCGTTTTACATGTGTAGATTAAGTGTTTTAGTACTTCTATACTACTTAGTTACTAAAGATAAAAGGGTAGAGTCATTTTTATTCTACTGGGGTGCAACTGGTTTAGCTGGCGTAATTTATCCAAATGGAGAAATAATTAACATATTTAATTTAACAGAAACTTTCTTTATTGATCATTTTCTGTTAGCAATTGCTCCGTTTTTCATAATTGTTTATCAAGGGTATCGTCCAAGTAAAAAAGATGCTTTTATTATTGCTGGTTTGATGTTTGCTATATTAACATTGTTTATTCCAATCAACAATGTTATGACTAATGTACTTACTAGTTCTAATGGAGAAGAAGTATTAGTAGATTACTTTTATGTTAAAGATCAGAGTATTGTAAAAGTGGTACTTGGTAATATACCGAGTATACTATTTGTATTTATGCACTCATTAGCAGCACTTGGTTTCTTTAGTGTTTATTATAAATTATTTAAGAACAAAGAATATAACGTTTAG
- the mgs gene encoding Alpha-monoglucosyldiacylglycerol synthase gives MRIGLFTDAYFPIISGVTISVRTLRDELEKLGHEVFIISNNHDNAEEERNVVRTGGRKLPMKEMGEFRVGRVTKNKVKDIGTLNLDIVHCHTEFTMGRLGRKVARRYNLPVVHTYHTMYVEYIHFISKLFRRPLRFISKIYSRRFADSADVVIFPTIKVKRTFDDYGYKKKSYIIPSGIYLERFDKNSFPQNEIIQLKEKLGIRHDEYVMLFLGRISREKSIEELIIEFAKVKNPKAKLVIVGGGPDLEFFRSVSIKLGIEDKVIFTGMIDPLEIGIYYQLADLFVNFSMSETQGLTYYEALASCVPLLVKYDSNLEGIILNGENGYSFTDDNEFSVLADKIIKDKKLQAYFIEKSCATVQKFSAKNYAISVEEIYKKVFKG, from the coding sequence ATGAGAATTGGTTTATTTACTGATGCATATTTCCCAATAATTAGTGGTGTTACTATTTCAGTAAGAACACTAAGGGATGAATTAGAGAAGTTAGGGCATGAAGTTTTTATTATATCTAACAATCACGATAATGCAGAAGAAGAGAGAAATGTCGTTAGAACTGGTGGACGCAAACTACCTATGAAAGAAATGGGAGAGTTTCGTGTTGGTCGTGTAACGAAAAATAAAGTTAAAGATATTGGTACATTGAATTTAGATATTGTTCATTGTCATACTGAATTTACTATGGGTAGATTAGGACGTAAAGTAGCTAGAAGATATAATTTGCCTGTTGTTCATACTTATCATACAATGTATGTAGAATACATTCATTTTATTTCAAAACTTTTTAGAAGACCTTTACGTTTTATATCAAAAATATATAGTCGTAGATTTGCTGATAGTGCTGACGTTGTAATATTCCCTACTATCAAAGTAAAAAGAACATTTGATGATTATGGATATAAAAAGAAATCTTACATTATTCCTTCAGGAATTTATTTAGAGAGATTTGATAAGAATAGTTTTCCACAAAATGAGATTATTCAACTTAAAGAAAAACTTGGGATAAGACATGATGAATATGTTATGTTGTTTTTAGGAAGAATATCACGAGAAAAGTCTATTGAAGAGTTAATTATAGAATTTGCTAAAGTCAAAAATCCAAAAGCTAAACTAGTAATAGTAGGCGGAGGACCAGATTTAGAGTTTTTCAGAAGTGTTTCAATTAAGTTAGGTATTGAAGATAAAGTAATATTTACTGGAATGATTGATCCCTTAGAAATAGGTATTTACTACCAATTAGCTGATTTGTTTGTAAATTTCAGTATGTCTGAAACACAAGGATTAACATATTATGAAGCATTAGCAAGTTGTGTTCCACTTTTAGTAAAATATGACTCTAACTTAGAAGGAATTATATTGAACGGAGAGAATGGGTATTCATTTACGGATGATAATGAGTTTAGTGTGTTAGCAGATAAAATTATTAAAGATAAAAAACTACAAGCATATTTTATTGAAAAATCGTGTGCTACAGTTCAAAAGTTTTCTGCTAAAAATTACGCAATAAGCGTTGAAGAAATATATAAAAAAGTTTTTAAAGGTTAA
- the cph2_1 gene encoding Phytochrome-like protein cph2: METMLKNTEKQFIDNLTGLRDLKGLFHDFGKRDLDGLHFIYVDIDDFNKMNIIFGVDTVDDMLKGVADTLRNYCGKSDVYRVGNDQFLLVTDRSVFCEHSELQRILKQPFKHHHIQYVINASVCVADYDDFKGDNLKQIVNLLRITVDLSKNLGRNTLIYAHQKHKKRYEVIQEIENNIYYAMRKKQFYPKYRPFVDTFTNEIIGFEAVSRWDLNGRTLKPYEFLEIAQWTGIIYELEMWVFEQAMEFYRQLSDDKTIKLSKRFKAGVNLSEYTLITVEIDTIIQILTKFDISAKDVIIEIKESYIRDKHVYQKVHNLYELGFVIILDDYSNASSSLTYLADLKVDVLKLSEKLLLEVNNSEEYTNMKSVYEFFVDISKKFQLSVVSTGIRNKKDLKLVKELGVNMATGDYFSRAIVKEEFLEYMQNNKKRKLRL, from the coding sequence ATGGAAACGATGCTTAAAAATACAGAGAAGCAGTTTATTGATAATTTAACTGGATTAAGAGATTTAAAAGGGTTATTCCATGATTTTGGTAAAAGAGATTTAGATGGCCTCCACTTTATTTATGTAGATATTGATGATTTTAATAAAATGAATATAATATTTGGGGTAGATACAGTTGATGATATGCTGAAAGGTGTGGCTGATACTTTACGTAATTATTGTGGTAAATCTGATGTTTACCGTGTTGGAAATGATCAGTTCTTATTAGTAACTGACAGAAGTGTATTTTGTGAACACTCTGAATTACAACGTATCCTGAAACAACCTTTTAAACATCATCACATTCAGTATGTAATCAATGCGAGTGTTTGTGTCGCAGATTATGATGATTTCAAAGGAGATAATTTAAAGCAAATTGTAAATCTACTTAGAATTACTGTTGATTTATCTAAAAACCTTGGTAGAAATACACTTATTTATGCTCACCAAAAACATAAGAAAAGATATGAAGTTATTCAGGAGATAGAAAACAATATTTATTATGCTATGCGCAAGAAGCAATTCTATCCAAAGTATCGTCCTTTTGTTGATACTTTTACTAATGAAATAATTGGTTTTGAAGCAGTTTCAAGATGGGATTTAAATGGAAGAACTCTGAAACCTTATGAGTTTCTAGAAATAGCTCAGTGGACTGGAATTATATATGAATTAGAGATGTGGGTATTTGAACAAGCGATGGAGTTTTATCGTCAGTTATCTGATGATAAAACAATCAAATTATCTAAGAGATTTAAAGCAGGGGTTAACCTTTCTGAATACACTTTAATTACTGTAGAAATTGATACAATAATTCAAATCTTAACAAAGTTTGATATATCAGCAAAAGACGTGATTATCGAAATAAAAGAATCGTATATTAGAGATAAACATGTTTACCAAAAAGTACATAACTTATATGAGTTAGGATTTGTTATTATCCTTGATGATTATTCGAATGCATCATCGTCATTAACATATCTTGCTGATCTCAAAGTAGACGTTCTTAAGTTATCCGAAAAGTTATTATTAGAAGTTAATAACAGCGAAGAGTACACTAATATGAAGAGTGTCTATGAATTTTTTGTAGACATAAGTAAGAAGTTTCAATTATCTGTCGTTTCAACAGGCATTAGAAATAAAAAAGACTTAAAACTAGTTAAGGAACTAGGTGTTAACATGGCAACAGGTGATTATTTCTCAAGAGCAATCGTCAAAGAAGAATTCTTAGAATACATGCAGAACAATAAGAAAAGGAAATTACGATTGTGA